A single region of the Streptomyces diastaticus subsp. diastaticus genome encodes:
- a CDS encoding serine hydrolase domain-containing protein, which translates to MNVDVLSERLPDLARRHGVPGGQFVLRHEGATYTVLFGEEEAGTGRPVRADSKFPTGSITKTFTAALAMVLVDEGDLDLDRPLADELPDLRVPGASFGEKQTLRQLLSHSSGLPPGRDSDDLAGTTRRGYLADCARTRPIPECGSSFSYSNIGYVVAGFLVEHVARMEWREALETILLTPLGIEPAYITPPAGRPHVPGHAARATGTALPVRQTLPRVEAAAGALALSAADLLAYGLLHTDGARGVPGLLDAEALVPMRRPVAGADPFGLADGWGLGLSCYRAQDGSRRVGHDGTSDGTSCHLRVDPATGTAAALTTNANTGMALWEQLTAELAADGLDLAGYSYSGEDRERRAVPAPPECEGTYENGDTAYAIDLAADGGALLKVGGEPFARLTFHDDLSFTMRELAANRLAYLGRFLRAPETGRLEQIQVTGRRAQRV; encoded by the coding sequence GTGAACGTGGACGTGCTCTCCGAACGGCTGCCGGACCTCGCCCGCCGCCACGGTGTACCGGGCGGCCAGTTCGTGCTGCGGCACGAGGGCGCGACGTACACCGTGCTCTTCGGGGAGGAGGAGGCGGGCACCGGCCGGCCCGTGCGGGCGGACAGCAAGTTCCCCACCGGGTCGATCACCAAGACGTTCACCGCCGCGCTGGCCATGGTCCTGGTGGACGAGGGCGACCTCGACCTGGACCGGCCGCTCGCCGACGAACTGCCCGACCTGCGGGTGCCCGGTGCCTCCTTCGGCGAGAAGCAGACCCTGCGCCAGCTCCTCTCGCACAGCAGCGGCCTCCCGCCCGGCCGGGACAGCGACGACCTCGCCGGGACCACCCGCCGCGGCTACCTCGCCGACTGCGCCCGGACGCGCCCCATCCCGGAGTGCGGCTCGTCGTTCTCCTACTCCAACATCGGCTACGTCGTCGCCGGGTTCCTGGTCGAACACGTCGCCCGGATGGAGTGGCGGGAGGCGCTGGAGACGATCCTCCTGACGCCCCTGGGCATCGAACCGGCCTACATCACCCCTCCCGCCGGCCGTCCCCACGTCCCCGGCCACGCCGCCCGCGCCACCGGCACCGCCCTGCCCGTACGCCAGACGCTGCCCCGGGTCGAGGCGGCCGCGGGCGCGCTCGCGCTGAGCGCCGCCGACCTGCTCGCCTACGGCCTGCTCCACACCGACGGCGCCCGGGGGGTGCCGGGACTGCTGGACGCCGAGGCGCTGGTGCCGATGCGCCGGCCGGTGGCCGGGGCCGACCCGTTCGGCCTCGCCGACGGGTGGGGGCTGGGGCTCTCCTGCTACCGCGCCCAGGACGGCAGCCGGCGGGTCGGCCACGACGGCACCTCCGACGGCACCTCCTGCCACCTGCGCGTCGACCCGGCCACCGGCACCGCCGCGGCCCTCACCACCAACGCCAACACCGGCATGGCCCTGTGGGAACAGCTGACCGCCGAACTCGCCGCGGACGGCCTCGACCTGGCGGGCTACTCGTACTCCGGCGAGGACCGCGAGCGCCGAGCGGTGCCCGCGCCACCCGAGTGCGAGGGCACCTACGAGAACGGCGACACCGCCTACGCGATCGACCTCGCGGCCGACGGCGGGGCGCTCCTGAAGGTCGGCGGCGAACCCTTCGCCCGTCTCACCTTCCACGACGACCTCAGCTTCACCATGCGCGAACTGGCCGCCAACCGGCTGGCCTACCTGGGGCGGTTCCTGCGCGCTCCGGAGACCGGGCGCCTGGAGCAGATCCAGGTGACCGGGCGGCGCGCGCAGCGCGTCTGA
- a CDS encoding non-ribosomal peptide synthetase yields MERGTAPRRPKHPSNGSGYPADACLHELFQEQAARRPEATALVLGDRRVSYGELNARANRLARHLAGQGVGPGDLVGVCLERGPELVTGLLAVLKAGAGCAPMDPAFPGPRLAEMAGQAGTRVVVTDVAGADRAAALAPTVVVLPGPGAPEGALAAYGEEDLPRRATPDDAAYVMFTSGSTGRPKGVLSPHRSLVRLLFGQEFLVLGEHRTWLQAAPVSWDAFAIELWGALLHGGTGVLHPGSTPDPAVITDLAAAHGITTAFLPTSLFNAVADECPELIGGVREIMTGGEACSPRHMAKALRANPELALLHVYGPMENGGYTTWHRVRPDELDGSTVPIGRAIAHTRVHVLDDRLRPVAEGGTGELWIGGDGLARGYFGRPALTAERFVASPFTPGERLYRSGDQVRLLPSGELEFVGRTDHQVKIRGFRIEPEEVRSALLGHPAVAEAAVVAVRHGEGPRRLAAYVVPTPGDEAPGRAELRAFLSRELPAHMVPSAFTALERMPHNASAKVDRAALPEPDWAAAGEDHVAPRGRAEETLARVWAEVLGVPRVGAHDDFFDLGGDSIAAVRVASRAAAALRTRVAPRALFQAPTVAALAELLATATATEPAGARPEGPAAPKAAGHTALPLSDAQRRLWFLHESGSGAAEYNTPLGLRLTGPVRTGALRAALCALSARHEPLRTTFDSAGGVGTQTVHEVLEPGLEQLDLSALPAHERDAAVERHVRQDAERPFDLRTGPPVRALLLTLAPDRHLLVLDLHHLVTDGWSTRLLIEELAALYAHLCEAPGTAPHEAAAACGLAPLETRYAQFALRQRERAGSEERRAALERWRARLTGAPVVELPADRVRPPVRSTAGAVHRFELSPRLTTALRRLGREHGATLFMVLAAGVRALLARATGEEDISVGTVSSGRTSPELERLMGFFVNTLVLRGTVRLDADFGALLREVRGTVLDAFDDEDVPFDRVVEAVAPRRDPGRHPLVQTVVALQEELPSVDDAAGLRIEPCDLPRDHARFDLFVEFTPRGTALGCALEYSTALFEPGTVERFGAQLTALLSGAVQRPGEALAALPLTDGGERPASGAESARGGADTGLCLHEAFERQAARTPDAVALVFEGRRTGYQELDEAANRLAHHLIAHGAGRGQVVAVCLERGPELITALLAVLKSGAAYALLDPAFPDERLARTLRQTAAPVLVTDADAAGRFAGATGVRVLDLDAERGLVAARSPLAPRSGVTPLDAASVMFTSGSTGRPKGVLSPHRAAVRVVLGQEFAAFGPGQVWLQSAPMSWDAFSLELWGALLHGATCVLHPGSVPDPAVIAALVPAHGVTTLWLSASLFNVLVDEEPDVFGTVRQVITGGEAASPAHVARVRAAFPHLTLVNGYGPVESMVFATARRIEADDTRRPSVPIGTPLGRTRVHLLDDHLRPVATGLPGEVWIGGDGLALGYLGQPALTAERFIASPFQHGERLYRTGDLARRINDGALEFIGRADDQVKIRGFRVEPGEVRAALLRHPALLDAAVVAVRPAEGPKRLAAYAVAAPGATVPAPAELRGFLAASLPSHMVPSAFTAVDRLPLTPAGKLDRAALPAPDFTAAATGGFVPPREGAERTLARIWSEVLGVERVGAQDNFFDLGGDSILSMQVVSRARAAGIPLHSKDVFQRQTVAALAAVEGEAVRRPAGEEVSALGEVPTTPVQHWFFATPQERPGHFDQYVVLDLAPGTDRAALATAVAALPARHDALRTRSVRERGRWVQYTEPLGEPAAAGPRTVDLTGRTAAEQDAAVRAWPHGEGARFRLEEPAKFAAVLFERGPERGPALLLTAHHLVVDGVSWRILTEDLETAYHQAAAGHPVDLGAPTTSFRAWALRLEEHTAKGGFDAEAGYWEKAAAPGPALPRDGEGPRLAGAARSVTVKLSAEETGSLLRRASAAYHTGVETLLAAACGRALARWTGRRRTLVAMEGHGREELFEDVDLTRTVGWFTSLYPVALSVGPEDGWDVTLPSVKEQLRAVPGRGVGFGALRYLSGGAPGEPADGRVAGGLPEVSFNYLGRFDSAGADGPLVQGGSGVQLTEDPTRRRPFLLDVVARVEDGRLAVEWVHSPGVHDEATVRTLAEETAAALREIVRHSADPSAGRATPSDFPLAGLDQAALDRVLAGRDVEDLYPLTAMQSGMLYHSLADARRGLYLEQISFTVDGLDDPAMLEEAWRRAVADTPVLRTAVLTDGLSQPLQAVHRTAPLPVTHLDWRERTDPARRAADWSGVMERDRARGLDLDRPPLSRITLARLPEGGVRVLWTFHHLLLDGWSVFQLLSDVLDTCGAVLSGEPESHRAGRRPFREYAAWLARQDTGAAVRHWRQALDGFTAPTPLPWDRKPSARRQSSSTGRLSRALPAPVTESLIRTAREHRLTLNTLVQGAWALLLSRYAGQDDVCFGATRSIRPPELPGAETVLGLLINTLPVRAGIEPGEQLVPWLTRLQERQTAAREHEHLPLTEVQAGSGVASGTALFDSVLIFENYPVDTAARPDGLRLHTVDGDVETTNYPLAVTVYPDERLTFRFAYDPDLFDEATVERTAARLEQLLTSAAHRPLSPLRALDWLTAEEERELLAAGEGPAPTAADGTVLDLLAAQTARTPEAPALSGEGTTLTYRELAERSDRLARVLAGHGAGPEDLVAVAARPSTDLVVALIGVLKSGAAYLPLAPDHPAERTAYILQDAEPKLVLADAAGAKALPAGTRTLPVEDAGAAVGPVAEAGSGRPPGERHPAYVLYTSGSTGRPKGVVVEHRSLADYVRWAAGAYPGAAGGSVLHSPLTFDLTVTSLYPPLISGGQVRVADLEDAARATGDDRATLVLKATPAHLPLLSALGGQLPGAGQLVLGGEQLLGEAVGRWRRERPDATVVNEYGPTEATVGCMEYRLPPGAEIPPGPVPIGRARAGIRLRVLDTSLRPVPEGVAGELYVAGTGLARGYVRRPALTAERFTADPYGPPGTRMYRTGDLVRLRPDGEMEFVGRTDHQVKIRGHRIELGEVEAALAAHPSVAEAAALALPAPPGRQETAETGDGEPRLRLVGYAVPAAGHRPDGAGIRAALGAQLPAYMVPSAVVVVDALPLTGNGKLDRAALPQPPAQESGEEYTAPRTPTEEAVADLWAALLGVERVGAHDDFFERGGDSLLSLQAVLRMKVAFGLDLSPRDVLSRPTVAALAQLIEERIIAELERAAAEEAGEDLPPSA; encoded by the coding sequence ATGGAACGCGGAACGGCACCCCGGCGACCGAAGCACCCGTCGAACGGCTCCGGCTATCCCGCGGACGCCTGCCTGCACGAGCTGTTCCAGGAGCAGGCGGCCCGCCGGCCGGAGGCGACCGCCCTCGTCCTCGGCGACCGCCGGGTCTCCTACGGCGAACTCAACGCGCGGGCCAACCGGCTCGCCCGCCACCTGGCCGGACAGGGCGTGGGACCGGGCGACCTGGTCGGCGTCTGCCTGGAGCGCGGTCCGGAACTGGTCACCGGCCTGCTGGCGGTGCTCAAGGCGGGCGCCGGCTGCGCGCCGATGGACCCCGCCTTCCCCGGCCCCCGGCTGGCCGAGATGGCCGGCCAGGCCGGCACCAGGGTCGTCGTCACCGACGTCGCGGGCGCCGACCGGGCCGCCGCCCTGGCACCCACCGTGGTCGTACTGCCCGGACCCGGCGCGCCCGAGGGGGCCCTCGCCGCGTACGGCGAGGAGGACCTGCCGCGCCGGGCCACGCCGGACGACGCGGCGTACGTCATGTTCACCTCCGGCTCGACCGGCCGCCCCAAGGGCGTGCTCTCCCCGCACCGCTCCCTGGTGCGCCTCCTCTTCGGCCAGGAGTTCCTGGTCCTCGGCGAGCACCGCACCTGGCTCCAGGCCGCGCCGGTCTCCTGGGACGCCTTCGCGATCGAACTGTGGGGGGCCCTGCTGCACGGCGGTACGGGCGTCCTGCACCCGGGCTCCACCCCCGACCCCGCGGTCATCACCGACCTGGCGGCGGCGCACGGCATCACCACCGCCTTCCTGCCCACCAGCCTCTTCAACGCGGTCGCCGACGAGTGCCCGGAGCTGATCGGCGGGGTGCGCGAGATCATGACGGGCGGCGAGGCGTGCAGCCCGCGCCACATGGCCAAGGCGCTGCGCGCCAACCCGGAACTGGCCCTCCTGCACGTCTACGGCCCGATGGAGAACGGCGGTTACACCACCTGGCACCGGGTCCGGCCCGACGAGCTGGACGGGTCCACCGTGCCGATCGGCCGTGCCATCGCCCACACCCGGGTGCACGTGCTCGACGACCGGCTCCGGCCGGTGGCCGAGGGCGGCACCGGCGAGCTGTGGATCGGCGGCGACGGCCTGGCTCGCGGCTACTTCGGCCGGCCCGCGCTCACCGCCGAACGGTTCGTCGCCTCACCCTTCACCCCCGGCGAACGGCTCTACCGCAGCGGCGACCAGGTGCGCCTGCTGCCCTCGGGCGAACTGGAGTTCGTGGGCAGGACCGACCACCAGGTGAAGATCCGCGGCTTCCGCATCGAGCCCGAGGAGGTACGCTCCGCCCTGCTCGGCCACCCCGCCGTCGCCGAGGCCGCCGTCGTCGCCGTCCGGCACGGCGAGGGCCCGCGCCGGCTCGCCGCCTACGTCGTCCCGACACCCGGGGACGAGGCCCCCGGCCGGGCCGAGCTGCGCGCCTTCCTCTCCCGCGAACTCCCCGCCCACATGGTGCCCAGCGCCTTCACCGCCCTGGAGCGGATGCCGCACAACGCCTCGGCGAAGGTCGACCGCGCCGCGCTGCCGGAGCCGGACTGGGCCGCCGCGGGGGAGGACCACGTCGCGCCGCGCGGCCGGGCGGAGGAGACACTGGCCCGGGTCTGGGCCGAGGTGCTGGGGGTGCCGCGCGTCGGCGCCCACGACGACTTCTTCGACCTGGGCGGCGACTCCATCGCCGCCGTGCGCGTCGCCTCCCGGGCCGCCGCCGCGCTCCGGACGCGCGTGGCGCCCCGCGCCCTGTTCCAGGCGCCGACGGTCGCCGCCCTCGCCGAACTGCTGGCCACGGCCACGGCCACGGAGCCGGCCGGCGCCCGCCCCGAGGGCCCGGCAGCCCCGAAGGCGGCCGGCCACACCGCGCTGCCCCTCTCGGACGCCCAGCGCCGGCTGTGGTTCCTCCACGAGTCGGGCTCCGGGGCCGCGGAGTACAACACCCCCCTCGGCCTGCGGCTGACCGGACCGGTGCGGACCGGTGCGCTGCGCGCCGCGCTGTGCGCGCTCTCCGCCCGCCACGAGCCGCTGCGCACCACCTTCGACTCGGCCGGCGGCGTCGGCACGCAGACCGTCCACGAGGTGCTGGAACCCGGCCTCGAACAGCTCGACCTGAGCGCGCTGCCCGCCCACGAGCGGGACGCGGCCGTCGAGCGGCACGTCCGGCAGGACGCGGAACGCCCCTTCGACCTGCGCACCGGACCGCCGGTACGCGCCCTGCTGCTGACCCTCGCCCCCGACCGGCACCTGCTCGTCCTCGACCTCCACCACCTGGTGACGGACGGCTGGTCGACCCGGCTGCTCATCGAGGAACTGGCCGCCCTCTACGCCCACCTGTGCGAGGCGCCCGGCACGGCGCCCCACGAGGCCGCCGCCGCCTGCGGGCTGGCCCCGCTGGAGACCCGGTACGCCCAGTTCGCGCTCCGGCAGCGGGAGCGGGCCGGGAGCGAGGAGCGGAGGGCGGCGCTGGAACGCTGGCGTGCCCGGCTGACCGGCGCCCCCGTGGTGGAACTGCCCGCCGACCGGGTCCGCCCGCCGGTGCGCTCCACCGCGGGCGCCGTCCACCGGTTCGAGCTGTCCCCGCGGCTCACCACCGCCCTGCGGAGGCTGGGCCGGGAACACGGCGCCACCCTCTTCATGGTCCTCGCCGCGGGTGTGCGGGCGCTCCTGGCCCGCGCCACCGGCGAGGAGGACATCTCCGTCGGCACCGTCTCCTCGGGACGTACCAGCCCTGAGCTGGAGCGGCTGATGGGCTTCTTCGTCAACACCCTGGTACTGCGCGGCACCGTCCGCCTCGACGCCGACTTCGGCGCCCTGCTGCGCGAGGTCCGCGGTACGGTGCTGGACGCCTTCGACGACGAGGACGTGCCGTTCGACCGGGTGGTCGAGGCGGTCGCCCCGCGGCGCGACCCCGGCCGGCACCCGCTGGTGCAGACCGTGGTGGCGCTCCAGGAGGAACTGCCCTCGGTCGACGACGCGGCCGGCCTGCGCATCGAGCCCTGCGACCTGCCGCGCGACCACGCGCGGTTCGACCTGTTCGTCGAGTTCACGCCCCGGGGCACGGCGCTGGGCTGCGCCCTGGAGTACAGCACCGCCCTCTTCGAGCCGGGGACCGTCGAACGGTTCGGGGCGCAGTTGACCGCCCTGCTGAGCGGCGCCGTCCAGCGGCCCGGCGAGGCGCTGGCCGCGCTGCCGCTGACCGACGGCGGGGAGCGGCCCGCGTCCGGCGCCGAGTCCGCGCGGGGTGGCGCCGACACCGGGCTCTGCCTGCACGAGGCGTTCGAGCGGCAGGCGGCCCGCACCCCCGACGCGGTGGCGCTGGTCTTCGAGGGCCGCCGGACCGGGTACCAGGAACTCGACGAGGCGGCCAACCGGCTCGCCCACCACCTCATCGCCCACGGCGCCGGACGCGGTCAGGTGGTCGCGGTCTGCCTGGAGCGCGGGCCCGAGCTGATCACGGCTCTGCTGGCGGTCCTCAAGTCCGGTGCCGCGTACGCCCTGCTGGACCCGGCCTTCCCCGACGAGCGGCTGGCCCGGACCCTGCGCCAAACCGCCGCCCCGGTCCTGGTCACCGACGCCGACGCGGCCGGCCGGTTCGCCGGCGCCACCGGAGTGCGGGTCCTGGACCTGGACGCCGAGCGCGGCTTGGTCGCCGCCCGTTCGCCGCTGGCCCCCCGCTCGGGCGTCACCCCGCTCGACGCGGCCAGCGTCATGTTCACCTCCGGCTCCACCGGCCGTCCCAAGGGCGTGCTGTCGCCGCACCGGGCCGCGGTACGCGTCGTCCTGGGCCAGGAGTTCGCCGCGTTCGGGCCGGGGCAGGTGTGGCTCCAGTCCGCGCCGATGTCGTGGGACGCCTTCTCCCTGGAGCTGTGGGGCGCGCTGCTGCACGGCGCCACCTGTGTCCTGCACCCCGGTTCGGTCCCCGACCCGGCCGTGATCGCCGCGCTCGTCCCGGCCCACGGCGTCACCACGCTCTGGCTCTCCGCCAGCCTCTTCAACGTCCTCGTCGACGAGGAGCCGGACGTCTTCGGCACGGTCCGGCAGGTCATCACCGGCGGCGAGGCCGCCTCCCCCGCCCATGTGGCGCGCGTCCGCGCCGCCTTCCCCCACCTGACGCTGGTCAACGGCTACGGCCCGGTGGAGAGCATGGTCTTCGCCACCGCCCGCCGGATCGAGGCGGACGACACCCGGCGGCCCTCGGTGCCGATCGGCACGCCGCTCGGCCGCACCCGGGTGCACCTGCTCGACGACCACCTGCGGCCGGTGGCGACCGGCCTGCCGGGTGAGGTGTGGATCGGGGGCGACGGGCTCGCCCTCGGCTACCTCGGCCAGCCCGCCCTGACGGCGGAACGGTTCATCGCCTCACCCTTCCAGCACGGCGAACGGCTCTACCGCACCGGCGACCTGGCCCGCCGCATCAACGACGGCGCCCTGGAGTTCATCGGGCGCGCCGACGACCAGGTCAAGATCCGTGGCTTCCGCGTGGAGCCGGGCGAGGTACGCGCCGCCCTGCTGCGCCACCCGGCACTGCTCGACGCGGCCGTCGTCGCCGTCCGCCCCGCCGAGGGCCCCAAGCGGCTCGCCGCCTACGCCGTCGCCGCGCCGGGAGCCACCGTGCCCGCCCCCGCCGAACTGCGGGGCTTCCTCGCGGCCTCACTCCCCTCGCACATGGTGCCGTCGGCCTTCACCGCGGTGGACCGGCTGCCGCTGACCCCGGCCGGGAAGCTGGACCGGGCCGCGCTGCCCGCCCCCGACTTCACGGCCGCGGCCACCGGCGGGTTCGTCCCGCCGCGCGAGGGGGCCGAGCGGACGCTGGCCCGCATCTGGTCCGAGGTGCTGGGCGTGGAGCGGGTCGGCGCGCAGGACAACTTCTTCGACCTGGGCGGCGACTCCATCCTCAGCATGCAGGTGGTCTCGCGGGCCCGGGCCGCCGGCATCCCGCTCCACTCCAAGGACGTCTTCCAGCGGCAGACGGTGGCCGCGCTGGCCGCCGTCGAGGGCGAGGCCGTCCGGCGCCCGGCCGGGGAAGAGGTGTCCGCCCTCGGCGAGGTCCCCACCACCCCGGTGCAGCACTGGTTCTTCGCCACCCCGCAGGAGCGGCCCGGCCACTTCGACCAGTACGTGGTCCTCGACCTCGCCCCCGGCACCGACCGCGCGGCACTGGCCACCGCCGTCGCCGCGCTGCCGGCCCGGCACGACGCGCTGCGCACCCGCTCGGTCCGCGAGAGGGGCCGGTGGGTCCAGTACACCGAGCCCCTCGGCGAGCCGGCGGCGGCCGGTCCGCGCACCGTCGACCTGACCGGGCGGACCGCCGCCGAGCAGGACGCCGCCGTCCGGGCGTGGCCGCACGGCGAGGGGGCCCGGTTCCGCCTGGAGGAGCCGGCCAAGTTCGCCGCGGTCCTCTTCGAGCGGGGCCCGGAACGGGGGCCGGCGCTGCTGCTGACCGCCCATCACCTGGTCGTCGACGGCGTCTCCTGGCGCATCCTCACCGAGGACCTGGAGACCGCCTACCACCAGGCGGCCGCCGGGCACCCCGTCGACCTGGGGGCGCCGACGACCTCGTTCCGCGCCTGGGCGCTCAGGCTGGAGGAGCACACCGCCAAGGGCGGGTTCGACGCCGAGGCCGGCTACTGGGAGAAGGCCGCCGCGCCGGGCCCCGCGCTGCCCCGCGACGGCGAGGGCCCGCGCCTGGCGGGCGCCGCCCGGAGCGTCACCGTGAAGCTGTCCGCCGAGGAGACCGGCAGCCTGCTGCGGCGGGCCTCGGCCGCGTACCACACGGGGGTGGAGACTCTGCTGGCCGCCGCCTGCGGCCGGGCGCTCGCCCGCTGGACGGGGCGGCGCCGCACCCTGGTCGCGATGGAGGGCCACGGCCGCGAGGAGCTGTTCGAGGACGTCGACCTCACCCGTACCGTCGGCTGGTTCACCTCGCTCTACCCGGTGGCGCTCTCGGTCGGCCCCGAGGACGGCTGGGACGTGACGCTCCCCTCCGTCAAGGAGCAGCTACGCGCCGTCCCCGGCCGCGGAGTGGGCTTCGGCGCCCTGCGGTACCTGTCCGGCGGCGCGCCCGGAGAGCCCGCCGACGGCCGGGTGGCGGGGGGCCTGCCCGAGGTGAGCTTCAACTACCTCGGCCGGTTCGACTCGGCGGGCGCCGACGGGCCCCTGGTCCAGGGCGGTTCGGGTGTCCAGCTCACCGAGGACCCCACGCGGCGCCGGCCGTTCCTCCTCGACGTGGTGGCCCGGGTGGAGGACGGGCGGCTCGCCGTGGAGTGGGTGCACTCCCCGGGCGTGCACGACGAGGCCACCGTGCGCACGCTCGCCGAGGAGACCGCCGCGGCACTGCGCGAGATCGTCCGGCACAGCGCCGACCCGTCGGCCGGCCGCGCCACCCCGTCCGACTTCCCGCTGGCCGGGCTGGACCAGGCCGCCCTGGACCGGGTGCTGGCCGGCCGCGACGTCGAGGACCTGTACCCGCTCACCGCGATGCAGAGCGGCATGTTGTACCACAGCCTGGCCGACGCGCGGCGGGGCCTGTACCTGGAGCAGATCTCCTTCACCGTGGACGGCCTCGACGACCCGGCCATGCTGGAGGAGGCGTGGCGCCGGGCGGTCGCCGACACCCCGGTGCTGCGCACCGCCGTCCTGACGGACGGCCTCTCCCAGCCGCTCCAGGCCGTCCACCGCACCGCCCCGCTGCCCGTCACCCACCTGGACTGGCGCGAGCGGACGGACCCCGCCCGGCGCGCCGCCGACTGGTCCGGGGTGATGGAGCGCGACCGCGCCCGCGGCCTCGACCTGGACCGGCCGCCGCTGTCCCGGATCACCCTGGCCCGGCTCCCCGAGGGCGGCGTACGGGTGCTGTGGACCTTCCACCACCTGCTCCTCGACGGCTGGAGCGTCTTCCAGTTGCTCTCCGACGTCCTGGACACCTGCGGCGCGGTCCTCTCGGGCGAGCCGGAGTCCCACCGCGCCGGCCGCCGCCCCTTCCGGGAGTACGCGGCGTGGCTCGCCCGGCAGGACACCGGTGCGGCGGTGCGCCACTGGCGCCAGGCCCTCGACGGGTTCACCGCCCCCACCCCGCTCCCCTGGGACCGCAAGCCGTCGGCCCGCCGGCAGAGCAGCTCCACCGGGCGGCTGAGCCGCGCCCTGCCCGCGCCGGTCACCGAGTCGCTGATCCGCACCGCCCGCGAGCACCGGCTCACCCTCAACACCCTCGTCCAGGGCGCCTGGGCACTGCTCCTGTCCCGCTACGCCGGCCAGGACGACGTCTGCTTCGGCGCCACCCGCTCGATCCGCCCCCCGGAGCTGCCGGGTGCCGAGACCGTCCTCGGCCTGTTGATCAACACCCTGCCCGTGCGGGCCGGGATCGAGCCGGGCGAGCAGCTGGTTCCCTGGCTCACCCGGCTCCAGGAGCGGCAGACCGCCGCCCGCGAGCACGAGCACCTGCCCCTGACCGAGGTCCAGGCGGGCAGCGGCGTCGCCTCGGGCACCGCGCTCTTCGACAGCGTGCTGATCTTCGAGAACTACCCGGTGGACACCGCGGCCCGGCCCGACGGGCTGCGGCTGCACACGGTCGACGGCGACGTCGAGACCACCAACTACCCGCTGGCCGTGACCGTCTACCCGGACGAGCGGCTGACCTTCCGCTTCGCCTACGACCCGGACCTCTTCGACGAGGCCACGGTGGAGCGGACGGCCGCCCGCCTGGAGCAGCTCCTCACCTCTGCGGCGCACCGGCCGCTGAGCCCCCTGCGGGCACTGGACTGGCTCACCGCCGAGGAGGAGCGGGAGCTGCTGGCGGCCGGCGAGGGCCCCGCGCCCACGGCCGCCGACGGCACGGTCCTCGACCTGCTCGCCGCGCAGACCGCCCGTACCCCCGAGGCGCCCGCGCTGAGCGGGGAGGGCACCACGCTGACCTACCGCGAGCTGGCCGAGCGTTCCGACCGGCTGGCGCGGGTGCTGGCCGGCCACGGCGCGGGCCCCGAGGACCTGGTCGCCGTCGCGGCCCGGCCCTCCACCGACCTGGTCGTCGCGCTGATCGGCGTACTCAAGTCGGGGGCCGCCTACCTGCCGCTCGCCCCCGACCATCCGGCCGAGCGGACCGCGTACATCCTCCAGGACGCCGAGCCGAAGCTGGTCCTGGCCGACGCCGCCGGGGCAAAGGCCCTGCCGGCGGGCACGCGGACGCTGCCCGTCGAGGACGCGGGGGCGGCCGTGGGGCCGGTCGCGGAGGCCGGATCCGGTCGCCCGCCGGGGGAGAGGCACCCCGCCTACGTCCTGTACACCTCCGGCTCCACCGGCCGGCCCAAGGGCGTCGTGGTCGAGCACCGGTCGCTCGCCGACTACGTGCGCTGGGCCGCCGGCGCCTACCCGGGCGCGGCCGGGGGCTCGGTGCTCCACTCGCCGCTCACCTTCGACCTGACGGTGACCTCGCTCTACCCGCCGCTGATCAGCGGCGGACAGGTGCGCGTCGCCGACCTGGAGGACGCGGCGCGGGCCACCGGCGACGACCGGGCGACCCTTGTCCTGAAGGCCACCCCCGCCCACCTGCCGCTGCTCTCCGCGCTCGGCGGGCAGCTCCCGGGCGCCGGTCAACTTGTCCTGGGCGGCGAGCAGTTGCTCGGCGAGGCGGTGGGCCGCTGGCGCCGGGAGCGTCCCGACGCCACCGTGGTCAACGAGTACGGGCCCACCGAGGCGACCGTGGGCTGCATGGAGTACCGGCTGCCGCCCGGCGCCGAGATCCCGCCCGGCCCCGTGCCGATCGGCCGCGCCCGGGCAGGCATCCGGCTGCGCGTCCTCGACACCTCCCTGCGCCCCGTGCCCGAGGGCGTCGCCGGCGAGCTGTACGTGGCCGGCACGGGCCTGGCCCGTGGCTATGTGCGGCGTCCGGCGCTGACCGCCGAACGGTTCACCGCCGACCCGTACGGCCCGCCCGGCACCCGCATGTACCGCACCGGGGACCTGGTGCGGCTGCGGCCCGACGGCGAAATGGAGTTCGTGGGACGCACCGACCACCAGGTGAAGATCCGCGGCCACCGGATCGAACTCGGCGAGGTCGAGGCGGCACTCGCCGCCCACCCCTCGGTGGCGGAGGCCGCCGCTCTCGCGCTCCCCGCCCCGCCCGGACGGCAGGAGACGGCGGAGACCGGGGACGGCGAGCCCCGGCTGCGGCTGGTCGGCTACGCGGTGCCCGCCGCCGGGCACCGCCCGGACGGCGCCGGGATACGCGCCGCCCTCGGGGCCCAGCTCCCGGCGTACATGGTGCCGTCGGCCGTGGTCGTGGTGGACGCCCTGCCGCTGACCGGCAACGGGAAGCTGGACCGCGCCGCCCTCCCCCAGCCGCCCGCGCAGGAGAGCGGCGAGGAGTACACCGCGCCCCGGACCCCCACCGAGGAGGCCGTCGCCGATTTGTGGGCGGCCCTGCTCGGAGTCGAACGGGTCGGCGCCCACGACGACTTCTTCGAGCGGGGCGGCGACTCGCTGCTGAGTCTCCAGGCCGTCCTGCGGATGAAGGTCGCCTTCGGCCTGGACCTCTCGCCGCGCGACGTCCTGAGCAGACCGACCGTGGCCGCCCTCGCCCAGCTGATCGAGGAACGCATCATCGCCGAACTGGAGCGGGCCGCCGCCGAGGAGGCGGGAGAGGACCTGCCGCCGTCCGCCTGA